A single region of the Nicotiana sylvestris chromosome 6, ASM39365v2, whole genome shotgun sequence genome encodes:
- the LOC138870575 gene encoding uncharacterized protein encodes MMKNLSINVPLVEALEQMTGYAKFMKDLMINKRSMNYETIKKTHQVSAFVHSMAPKLEDPGAFTSPCTIGSSEFAKALCDLGASKSLMPYSVFMTMGIGQPRSTSMRLQMANRTMKRPLGVIKYVLVRVDNFILPVDFVILDCEIDYEVPIILCRPFFATGKALNDVEVGELTFRVGDEKVVFHMCKSMRKPNSNETPLWRCYEEEESYWTDTGGYLGISPTFCVHKINLEEGAKPSIDHQRRLNEAMQKVVKKEIIKWLDDGVVYPISDSSWTSPVQCVLKKRGMTVVINDNNELIPTRTLPPNSYFSGGLREIYFYMSLWYLCFQVDAIWVVQYTGDFQRCMMAIFTDTVEDYLEVFMDNFSVVGNSFDDFLANLDKLLARCEETNLVLN; translated from the exons atgatgaagaatCTATCGATCAATGTTCCATTGGTTGAAGCTTTGGAGCAAATGACTGGTTATGCAAAGTTTATGAAGGATTTAATGATAAATAAGCGGTCAATGAATTATGAAACTATAAAAAAGACTCATCAAGTTAGTGCATTTGTGCATTCAATGGCTCCCAAGTTGgaggatcccggtgctttcacaaGTCCTTGTACAATCGGAAGTTCCGAGTTTGCaaaagctctttgtgatcttggggcaagtaAAAGTTTGATGCCATATTCGGTTTTCATGACAatgggaattgggcaaccaagatccacctctatgagattgcaaatggccaaTCGTaccatgaagagaccattgggagTAATTAAATATGTATTGGTTCGTGTTGATAACTTCATTCTTCCGGTGGATTTTGTCATTCTTGATTGTGAGATTGACTACGAGGTTCCGATTATTCTTTGTAGACCTTTCtttgctacggggaaggctcttAATGATGTGGAAGTCGGAGAACTTACCTTCcgggttggtgatgaaaaagtggttttCCATATGTGCAAGTCCATGAGGAAACCCAATAGCAATGAG actCCACTTTGGCGGTGCTACGAAGAGGAAGAAAGCTATTGGACAGACACTGGTGGATATTTGGGGATAAGCCCCACATTTTGCGTGCACAAGATTAACTTGGAGGAAGGTGCCAAACCATCTATTGACCATCAAAGGAGACTAAATGAAGCCATGCAAAAGGTTGTCAAAAAGGAAATCATTAAGTGGTTAGATGATggggttgtctaccccatttctgatagttcgtggacttctccggttcaATGTGTCCTAAAGAAAAGGGGCATGACGGTGGTCATCAATGATAataatgagttgattcctacaagaacg CTACCACCAAATTCTTATTTCTCCGGAGGATTAAGAGAAATCtacttttacatgtccttatggtacttGTGCTTTCAAgtggatgccatttgggttgttcAATACACTGGTGactttcaaaggtgtatgatggcaatcttcacgGACACGGTGGAGGATtaccttgaagtcttcatggatAACTTTTCGGTGGTCgggaattcttttgatgattttctCGCAAACTTGGATAAATtgttggcaagatgtgaagaaacaaatttggtgctcaattag